In Ciona intestinalis chromosome 11, KH, whole genome shotgun sequence, the DNA window GAAGGTACGGTTCTGTTGTAAAATTTACCAAACTATGATTTTCGTCGATTatactataaaaatatttttgggaTGCGACCCACATTAACACGCGTGTGAGTCAACTTGTATttctgcggggtaagatgggacaattttaGTGGCTAAACCCCATgctttgtgttttgaacaattaacattgctattttagagtcgcggggtTACGGTAATATATttccgtaaatattctttgttactGCTAAATTAAAGGAGGAATGGATGGGAacttatcccatcttaccccaccctactatatattgaaatGCAACTGCAGTCTTTCAGGACAACCCATTGCTAAAAACACccgtatggtagggtgggaagaGATGGGacgaattttctttttttatcttcacgactgccatagacccatgttaattgtttaaaacacgatcagaatatttggatattatgtgttaaggtgtcccatcttctcccacctgtactatatatttgtctATATAAACAGAGGGCTGCGACGCACCAACACTACGCAATGGAGACTACAGTCCACGTAGTTCAAACCACCGAGCATACTCAGCCATTACCATTAGGTGTCGTGACGGTTACAAACCTCGAAGTAGACACAGTATCTGCCGAGGGTACGGGAGTTATTATCACTGGAGTCCAAGCCCATATTGTGAACGTGACGGTGAGTGTTTAATACAATAACAGCagcagttattaaaacatataacaatttaataattaaaaaataagtctTTCTTTCTTGTGCAATTCGTAAGAGATCGTATTTGCAAATTTTCGTCccgcttttaaacaaaacaacttttaaaaatgcttttttaaaaCGACATTTAGCAAAGTGCGACCCACCAAACTTACGGAATGGAAACTTCAGCCCGCTAAAATCCAAGTACAACCGAAACACGGCCATAACAGTGACGTGCAGTCCTGGTTACAAGACTCGTAGCGGCGACAGCTTGAGTTACTGTCGGGGTAACAGTTATGTCGCGTATTGGAGACCGCTGccattttgttattgtaaGTGAAATAATCTAACCAACATAAAGAAACAGAgattttacaatttatcaCGTATTAGTTTTATGTGTAGTGTTTTACTCCATGAGGGCCCATGCTGTGTAAACGTTTCGTTTAATTTATATGTGTTggtatttacttttttaaaaagcagtCTCATTTTATCacactttcttttttttctgaaaaaaacacaTCCATCCAGACACGCATTcataatagaaataaataaattttatagcgaggttttataatttttattacactTTCACTTTAGCGACGGTTTGCAACGACCCTGTAGCGCCAACTAACGGACGGGCAATTCCAGCAACTAGAATATCTTGGAGGGTAAATTCAACTGTGAGATACGTTTGCAACAATGGATTTAAACTTAACGGACAAGACTCGTCATATTGCGAAGAATCTGGAAGCTTTGCTGGTTCTTTACCAAGATGTGTCAGACGtggtaaaaataacattagttATAGAGCTTACTTGTCCtcctattttctcgccccatttggtagtaaacaaaaaacattcaaagaattataaaactgtatctttgcgactcccataaaccgctgctagttgtttaaaacacgataaggatatttggatatcatgtgctaaaggcgtcccgtcgtccccactctattatatataacggTATTATCGTTTAAGCCCGTTTTGCATTaggttaaaaataactatttgtTTTCAAGCTACGTGCCCGCCACCCATTCCACCAAGAAACGGTCGAATGGTACCGAGATCAAAAACAACATGGCGAGAAACAGATCGAGTAAGTTTTTATTGCGGCTTTGGTTTCACACTGGTTGGTGCAGGTGCGGCTACGTGTCGAGCAAACGGTCGGTGGGACAATGCTGCCCCAGCATGCGCGGAGAAAGGTACGTATTTCTAATAAtacagcagggtgggggaCAATGGGAcgcatttcattctatttccacacaatcaggatatttggatattatgttctgtcccgtatttccccaccctactatagtttgTTTAAGAAACGCCTAATGCATAATAGAATATGTAAACGACCCTTAAGTTTCGTTAAAACGCAAGTGCATATTAGCGAACAAACGTGTGGTAATTGGCTGTCacatttaacatatagtaaggtTGGGAAAGATCGAATTCCTTTTCACTCATATTTCTCGTCTCCCATAAACcgatgttatttgtttaaaacacgatcagggtatttgaatattatgtgctaaatttaaggtgtcccatcctcccccaccctactaaatgtATGATTACCATTAAGATATCTCCGATCAATTTGTTATTGCTTATACAAAACTTTACATTACAGCTGTGGTAGAAGTTACTACCAACGGTGATGCAGAAAGGCCGTGGGGTGGAGCAAGGCCGTGGGGTGCAGAAAGGCCGGGTGATGCAGCAGTATTTACCACGGGAACCTACTACAATTAGCCAGCATATTCGCATGTATATAATATCGTGTTTTCGTTCAGCGCTTATCATTCcattaataaatacaacactTGGACTGAACCTTGTGAGGCGTTTAGTCCAGAGTAATCCCTATTTAACTtccattaataaataaaacatgaaataaatcATCATAGTCCGTTGCCATTGCAGCTTACAACAAACGTTTTTAGTTGCAAATCATGGAATTTCAGTTACTAAACAGCGCTGGGAAACATGCGAGTCCACCGCAGTAGAGTTACGAAAAAGACAGCAAAAAACATACAACTATATATCATTGCCGACTTCGgcaggtaaaaaataatatttactttgctACACGCCATGAAAAACTACTGAAACTAGAAGGTCTTTTTACCGTAGGGTATGTCTTTCGTGCTTCGGTCACGATTTGACCCGTGGGTCAATCCTATATAAGACACACAACGCCCAATCCCTTATATTATAGATATATAGACGTGTAAACAAGCGTATATACAGATTTAACGACATGTCCGGTTTAACTTGGATTGCAATAGTGGGCTTGGTATGCATTCACCTTGCACCATGTGAAGGGAATATCTGGGATTCGCGACCAAAATGTAAGAATTATTTATCTCCTATAAACTATGTATAAAATCCATTAATTCGAGACGAAAGTAACAAGATAAAAAGTGAAACAGGTTTAAGGTTATAAGTTATGGACTGGTTTGTAACGTAGCGGGTGGATTCTTATTTGTTAGCATGttagtttaaactaaaattaaatctaCATGAACGTTTAGTCTGTAGCCCGCCTATTCCAACTCGGCCAGTAAACGGAGGTTTCAAATGTCGTTTTGCGAACAATGTATGCGTGGGTGGGAGATACAATTGCCGCAGAGGGTACAAGTTGCAGGGAGCAATAAACTACAACGCATGTTTTAATGGAACGTGGCTGTTTTCATCTCCACCGAGATGTGTAGAAGGTACGTCCCTGATCAAACAACTTTACCAAACGTTACTTGCCGTCaaataaactgaaaatgtTATGCTTGGAATTTTGAACGACATGTTTACACGCATAACTGCCGTGTGTGTCACCCTATAgaactgcggggtaagatgggacaatgtTGGTAACTAAACCCATGCTTTTAGATCGtggtttgaacaattaacattgcTATTTTAGAGTCTTTTAGGGTtacggttaaataattctgtaaatattctctgtAACTACTAAATTGAACGAGATATGAATGAAAACTTATcccgtcctactatattagAATACAAATGTATTCCATGAGGACAACCCGTTGCCAAACCAAGTATTAATTATCCATATATAAACAGACGGCTGCAACGCACCAAGACTGCGCAATGGAGACTACAGACCACGTAGTTCAAACCACCGAGAAAGATCCGTCATTACCATTAAGTGTAAAGCCGGTTACACACCCCGCAGCCAACGTAGTACTTGCCGGAGGAGATACGGGTCGTATCGTTGGATTCCAAGCCCATATTGCGGTCGCGACGGTGAGTGctttatatacaataacagttattaaaacatgtaaCAATTCGATAggtaaaaagtgtttataaataagttatattaaatCATGGCTTTCTTTCTCACACCATTCGTATAAGATAACGTaagatttcaaaatttttgcGCTGctttattgataaaacaaatttgagaAAAATGCTTTTAcaacacaactttaaaaaatacctataaaaacaacttttagcAAAGTGCGACCCACCGAGCTTACAGAATGGAAACTACAGCCCACTAAAATCCAAGTACAACCGAAACACGGCCATAACAGTGACGTGCAGTCCTGGTTACAAGACTCGTAGCAGAGACAGCTTGAGTTACTGTCGGGGTAACAGTTGGGTCGCGCATTGGAGACCGCTGccattttgttattgtaaGTAAAATATTCTAATCAACATAAAGAAACAGAgattttacaatttatcacgtattatttttatttttttatgtgtagtGCTCTACTCTATAAGGTTTCatgctaaaatttaaataatatgtgcgAAAGGCGACCCgtctcccccactctactatatataaatgttttgcaTAACACAGAGTCGGTTACGCTAACACTGAATTAGCAAGAAAACAACATTACTTAAAAACACGAAACCGATAACGCTACTtgataaaaaatgtcaaataaaaacgtgGTCGCTGAATTCAATGTACATATTGTCGCTAGACTAAAAGAACTAAGACCGTTTTACATTTACAATCACCAAACgggttatttataaacaaaatagatCGTTTCGTGAAACgtaaatatatgtttgttttcaaGCTACGTGCCCGCCACCAACGCCACCAGTAAACGGTCGCATGGAACCTACGTCGCAAACAACATGGCTAGAAACAGATCGAGTAAGTTTTTACTGTGGCTTTGGTTTCACACTGGTTGGTGCAGATGCGGCTACGTGTCGAGCAAACGGTCAGTGGGACAATGCTGCCCCAACATGCGCGGAGGAAGGTCAGTACTTATTGTATTACATATTAGaataggatggggaaagatgggacatcttttcgaTCCGTTTTCgtgtcccaattggtagtaaacaaggaacatttaaatataattataaaatcgcatCTTttcgactcccatagaccgttgttatttgtttaaaacacgatcagggtatttgaatattatgtgccaaaggtgtctcatcttcccccaccttactaaaTGTATGATTACCATTAAGATATCTCCGATCAATTTGTTATTGCTTATACAAAACTTTACATTACAGCTGTGGTAGAAGGTACAACGGGCAGTGGGGACGCGTGATGTCGCAACTTTTTCCACAAGAATCATCTCCAATAAACCAACATGTGCACATCAATAATGTACAGAAAATAACGTCATGATATCATTATACTTCcactaataaataaaacatgaaaaatatcACTAAAACCTAATATTGATTCCTACAACAAACGTTTTTAGTAGCAAACCATGGGTTTTTTAGTTACTATAAAGCGAGGGGTATGGGAAATCCTCGCCTAAATTCTAGGACCCATGGTTGCCCATGGTTGCAACGCAGCGggtcctcacccatatagaatagaactaaATAGCATTGTGCAACATACTAATCCACCGCAGTAAAATTACGAAGAGGACAGCCAAGCAAGAACAAGATCATACAACTATCTAATGTCCGGCTCCCATTAGTAAAAACTAATCATACACTTTGCTACACACCACTACAAAATACTGAAACTAAAACGGTCATTTTAACCAGTTACAAACAAGGTAACGCACTCAATCAATCTTGCAAAATCCGCAATCAGAATAATAAACTCAAAAGGAACGAAAGTGCtttcaatatttattgtgcaaatttgaaaaacgaaacaaaataatttcgtGCGGTGTTAATTACCGTGTTGTACACTAATGGGGATTTCCCCTATAGCAAGAGTGGGTTTCTTCAGTTGCTCTATAGCGACATCGTGCGGGCcttctatttttaatattccGTCGTCAGTTAACGATGACGTAACGTCCTCGGTTTTCATACCGTCGGGAAGGGTGAAGGACCTCCGGAATTCCCTGAGaatatttatgaataaatgtaacttatttatccttgtatggcggggcaacaacagtcgttacaacacaggtgttctgttttatacacctcgtgcacgcttacaagttaccatgtatgtaacttatttatcttcgcatggtggggcaacgacagtcgttataccaagGGTGTCCTGTGTCATACACCTCCAGCCCAGTTACgcgttaccatgtatgtaacaatCTGTTGTAAAAACCTCATAAAAGCAACACCACAATACATTGCATTCGCTACAAAAACTAATGAgcttttacaaattttacaacCCTGAGTGGAACTTCTTTTTAGCTAtgacaaacaaacaaaagtagtaaacaaaccacACACGAGTCTCACCTGAAAGTATAAGCGTACATCCCATTATCCTCATTCTTACTTTCACGTTTTGCATGAACCTCCACTTTACCACCGGCTACTTTCACCGTCACCTCCTCTGGTTTAAAGTCTTGAACgttgatgtttattttgtatctTCCTTTTGTACTTGCTGGAGCTGCAAAGATAAAAGGGGTCATGATTAAACTTTGAATGGTGGAGAAAAATAGGCTAAGAAAACACAGCTGTATAATTATAATGAGCTGtataattcaaacaaaattgtatattaatatcatATGTTGATATGCACGTACTATCTACTATGTAGTTTAGTAAGTTTTGGATTATGTATAAGTCATTAATACAATGCTAGAAGTtgacaaatttaatattattatggGAGGAATGAAATATCATGAATATCATTGTAAGATCATCAAACCTGCTTCCATATGGGATCTCTTACACATAAGCTTCTAACATGGGCATACACCCctaaaatgtattataatacCCTATGTGAATAATCTGGGTACACATTCAAAGTAACAGGTGAATTGGTGATACTGTATTAATTAAAGGTAACATGTGAGATGGCCTAAACTGCCCTGCGTCCATAATCCCCACCTTTATCAACCGCCATCTTTGCCCCGTCGTGCTCGACCGGGATTTTCAAGCTCGCGTCGACCTCGTCATCGAAATCAATCATGCGTAACATTCCACGAAACCTGGGAACGAAGGCGTTAAAATTTTGCTTGtaataaaaccaaaagtttttgggataacaaattatttatttttgcatgcaTCCATGACCCACAAACCTTTTTTTCCTAACTGCACCAATAGatgtatattatattgattttaatatattttatattttaacatttttggtggctttataccaaaattttttctattaaagGCCAAAAGTCAAAACTGTGGTgctaaatattatatatcaccctgtttttaaaaattagggATCCCAATAATACTTTTATGACTCCAACCCACCTCCCATCCACTCTACTCATGAATTGATCGAATCTTTTCTCCATTTCCATAAACCTCTTGGTGGATTCCAACATCCAAGACGACATCGGTCGGTTTCGTCGCATCAACGGCCAACTTTCATCTCCGTAACTCCAGTTTCTGGATGGGAAATCCCCAAACCGAGACATGGCAGGGTACAGGGACCATGGTTGGTCAAATTCTCGAGCCATTAACGCCATTGTAAGTCACAGTCG includes these proteins:
- the LOC100180592 gene encoding complement factor H-like, whose protein sequence is MSSLTWIAIVGLVCIHLAPCEGNIWDIIQPRFCSPIVPRRPVNGGFRCRFVNHACVAGTYYCNSGYKLQGRSYNACFSQTWLFSSPPRCVEEGCDAPTLRNGDYSPRSSNHRAYSAITIRCRDGYKPRSRHSICRGYGSYYHWSPSPYCERDAKCDPPNLRNGNFSPLKSKYNRNTAITVTCSPGYKTRSGDSLSYCRGNSYVAYWRPLPFCYSTVCNDPVAPTNGRAIPATRISWRVNSTVRYVCNNGFKLNGQDSSYCEESGSFAGSLPRCVRRATCPPPIPPRNGRMVPRSKTTWRETDRVSFYCGFGFTLVGAGAATCRANGRWDNAAPACAEKAVVEVTTNGDAERPWGGARPWGAERPGDAAVFTTGTYYN
- the LOC100178221 gene encoding complement receptor type 1 — translated: MSGLTWIAIVGLVCIHLAPCEGNIWDSRPKFCSPPIPTRPVNGGFKCRFANNVCVGGRYNCRRGYKLQGAINYNACFNGTWLFSSPPRCVEDGCNAPRLRNGDYRPRSSNHRERSVITIKCKAGYTPRSQRSTCRRRYGSYRWIPSPYCGRDAKCDPPSLQNGNYSPLKSKYNRNTAITVTCSPGYKTRSRDSLSYCRGNSWVAHWRPLPFCYSTCPPPTPPVNGRMEPTSQTTWLETDRVSFYCGFGFTLVGADAATCRANGQWDNAAPTCAEEAVVEGTTGSGDA
- the LOC100177903 gene encoding body wall muscle protein HR-29-like, with translation MALMAREFDQPWSLYPAMSRFGDFPSRNWSYGDESWPLMRRNRPMSSWMLESTKRFMEMEKRFDQFMSRVDGRFRGMLRMIDFDDEVDASLKIPVEHDGAKMAVDKAPASTKGRYKININVQDFKPEEVTVKVAGGKVEVHAKRESKNEDNGMYAYTFREFRRSFTLPDGMKTEDVTSSLTDDGILKIEGPHDVAIEQLKKPTLAIGEIPISVQHGN